In Lathyrus oleraceus cultivar Zhongwan6 chromosome 2, CAAS_Psat_ZW6_1.0, whole genome shotgun sequence, the DNA window TATTTAATGTTTCATTAAACGAAATAGCTATTATAAAGActttattattttggaaaaacAAACCTAACAAAGAaatgtcttttattattaataaatatcTCGATATAAGTACCAAGTTTTATTGGTCTCCAATGCTTACACCAATAGTCTCTCCAAGAGCATGATAGGGAAGCATCACAACAACACAACCCCATGCCTAACTATGGAATCCAACATCAACAAACAAGGTTACACACCTCACATTAATGTAACACATGCAGCTTATCAACCAAAATAATGCATTGAATGAGATGCAACATATATACCCTTGTGTCATACTCGTACATAAAATGATTCACCAATGACACATAAGTCTCTCAGAGCCAAGAGAGACGAAAAAGAGCACCCCTGTTAAACTTTAACTCCTCAAATATCATACCTCGTGTAAGCCCTACATAAGATTCAACAGTCATATAGTTGCAATCTTGGGGATCATCAGCGGAGGGGTGAATGGGGTACCTGCCAGTGGAAGACGAAATAGGCTAGAGACATCGTCCATGATAATTGTCATCTCACAAAATGTAAGATGAAATGAAGATGTATCTTTGCAAGGGCTCAACAAAATCAGATAATATTGGAACGTCAAACAGAGTGAGTGAACAATCCATCACAAGTAGTAGACCAACATCTTCTACAAGTGTCATAACCTCCTCCGGCATCTGCATTGTTGAGAATTTCTTTAGCTTTTGACAATGAGTGAGGACCTTTAATGGGTCACGATCTTATAACAATTAAAGAATAAACCATTAGTTACTATCAATAAACCACTAATACGTAAAATCAACTTAAATCAAAATATTTATACCTCTCTCTGTCATAAGTTGAAGGAAACATGATCGACATACCTAATCAATAATGTAAGTTCGGAGGCCCCTCTAGGGAACCCCTCATCTACGACCATCACAATCGTCACTTGTATTAGCCAGTTCAGGCATACCCGCATGCGCCTCTCGCTTAACATAACCAATCACAACAACCTCTATCTCCTCATCACCGCCTTTAGAGCAACCGACTCTACCTCATCTACGGTGGAGAGTACGTGATCCGCGAGACTCTTTGATCCTCATGCGATGAGAATCGGTATGAGTTACACTACCAGCCCTAGTGCGCAAATAACCTCCCTATCTTATCTACCGACTCTGTTAGAGCTATCTGCAACATCCCTAACAGATATGTCACTCAATCTCGATAAAATGCTACCATATTTTCCTCTTGTCCTCactaaaaaaaataatataacaattaaaaaaaatctaCTGGATTTTTAAAAAGTTTGATGTCACCCTAATCAAATTTATTAGAATTTCCCAATATTTGGTTGCATATGATGAGTATTTCCTGGATTTTTTGAAAATGCCGGCATAAATCATATGAATTATACTagaaaattaaaaacaaaatcaGCATAACTATGAATTTATACcgaaaattttaaaaaatacgATAAAACATAAAAACTCGGTACTGGTCTTTCTCAAATTTGGTAAAAATGTATATATACCATATTTTTCATAAATATGCTAAAAATCTGATAAAAATTTAGCAAACGTAAAAGAAAAACATGTTTATTTGTGAATATCGGGTAAATTCCTCAAAATTTTGAAATCTTACGTTATGTTTTGAAATATTCAAAATAATCAATTTTACTTGTACGATTTCacatatttttatttaaaagGTATTTCAGTTAAATCATCCAAAATGTCAGGTGCGAGATTTAATTTGGAGGTGCCAAAGTTAAATTCTCTTCATCTTGTAAATGTGACCCAATTAGCATTTAGGCCTTTACCAAGATGCAATAAAGCCCACCAAAAAAAACACAACCTTAAATTCTTCGAACCACGTGACAGTGACATGACATCAAATCCACAGTAACCGCAAACCTTACACATCAATTGCAGCACTCAGTTTCGGCGATTAATCTAATCCAATCCAATTCAATTCAGATTCTAACAAACAAGTGATTAACCATCAAATTCAGAATTTCACCTCATGATTCCATGTGAGTATTCATATTTTTGAAAATTGATTCTAGCTGATCTCTCTTTCATTTCAATGATCCATTTGATTATGTGCCATTGGCCCTTTATAGTTTACTCATCTTCTGTCAAGAAATTTTGATCAAAATTTGATCTTTTACCCTCCCTGCCATAAACCCCTTTTTCACCATGTTGAATAATAATGGATACAAATCGAAGCAACGGAGTAGTGCTGCTAGTGCTCACATTTGCAGGAACCAAGTACTTGTTATGTGTTTTACATTGATGCTAATGCTAGTGATTCTCTTTTTAGTATTTGATCATATTCGTGATAGTGATGCGAAAGTAAAATCAAGTTTAGCTTATGATTCTCATAAGCAAAAGTGGAATAACTTTGATTCTTTGGTGAAATTGCATCCCACAAGAGAGTTCAGGAATGGAACAGATTTGATATGGCAAGTCCCTGAATCACCTAAAGGTATTCTTTTTCTTGCTCATGGATGTAATGGAAAAGCCATTAACTTTTGGGACAAATCCTTTGAATGTCCTGATTGTGTCGGTTTGCCTGAAGAACGGTTGCTCGTACTTCACGGTCTTGCTGAAGGTTTTGCTGTTATTACTATTTCAAGTGCACATAGATGTTGGAGTATTGGTAATAATGAAGTGTTGGTTGTTAAAGATATTCTAGAGTGGTGGATTGGTGAGAGGAAGCTTGAGAAACTTCCTCTTGTGGCTTTAGGTGCTTCGTCTGGAGGATATTTTGTATCTTTGCTTGCAACTGCTAAGAAGTTTAATAGTATTGTGCTTATGATTGCTGAAGGGATGTTTGAAGAAATAGATATTGAAAAGGATTATCCTCCGACCCTTTTTGTTCACATGCCTAAAGATTTTTATAGACAGCGGAAAATTGATGAATATGTTGAGGTTTTGAAAGGTAAAGGGATTGATGTTGGTGTTGTTGAATGTATGGAGTTTCCGTTGTCGCCGGATACTTTAATCGATAGGATTCCTGGTATGGATCAACATTTTTCTAGAACTTtgtttgaagtctttaaggaAAGGGGCTTGATTGATCGAAATGGATATATGAAGCAAGACGGGCGGAAAATAAAGTGGCGAAAGGTTATTCAGGAGAGGATAAATCTCGCGATTGATGAGCGTTTGGTTCCTCATGTCCAGGAAGAGCTAAACCTTGCATTTGCTTACCATGAGATGACAAGTGTGCATTCCGACCGAATTTTTAAATGGTTTGAATCTCATTTGAGCTGATTAGATTTTGCAATGCTCTTTGGTGTTTAAATTTCTGTTTGACTGTAAAAAACCTATAGCATATGTGACATGTATTCCAATATTCCATTGAAAGATGAAATGGGTTTTATTCAAAGAGAATGAGGACCTATCTTTTTATTCAATCTCAAGGGCTAGAGTTTCTCAACTATGTAATACTACCAGAAGTTATTATCAATTGAAAAGGTATGATCTGACCTTTTATACCAAAACAATTTGTGCTTTTGCAAGTAGCTTTCCGTTTGTTATCATAGATTTTGTTAAAGTTGTGATCTTTTTCTGCCATattttttcttttgagatttGAATCAATAGTTTTGGACTTGGTTAATCTTTTAAATTTGGATACATTGGTGGATTTGTATTTCAGAATACTCTACATAATATGTTTGTGAAATTACAAGCCTAACCCGTCATCTATGAAGCACGGACTCCGACACAGACACCTTACATGATACAGACACGTTGGCACTGCAAATCTAAAAAACATAGGACATGGACACCGCCAGATATATGATAATATTTAACTTTCATTTATCCATCTACTAATGGAAAAGTTACACGTCGACACTGCTAATCTAAAAAACATAGGACACGGACACAACCACATATATGATAATATTTGACCTTCATTTTATCCATCTATTATTTTGGAAAAGTTAAAAATGTTCTAATTAAAGTTAATGTTTTTAACTCTTCATTGACCAACATTGTTTTGACATACCCTTAACCCTTTTAGGTGTATTTGAGATTTGTCATGTATAAGGTTTGTCGAAACAAAGAAAGAAACAATTTTTAGGACACTCGTATGAATTATTGTCCGACACGTGTTGTACGAGTGTCGGACACCAATTTAAAACAGATTTTTTTTTGGAATACTTGTTGGAATTTTCCAACACATGTCGTACGGGTTTCATACAAGTGTCGATTACTGCGACATGCTTAATCCTAGAGGTGTATGTGCTTCATAGCTTGCCATTCACTATGCTAGGCGTGATTGACTACTTGATTAGTATTCTTATCAGAACAATAAACTTATCATTCTTGTTCCATTTAATTCCACTGGAACAATGAATAAAAACTTTTTTCAGTTTCTTAGCTTCTATCATTAAACATCCAAACAATGATATGAAAACATTATTCCAATTCATCCATTTCATTATATACCATTCTACATGAACTTGGAGTGTATGTGTCTATGTCTCTGTGTGCATTAAAAATGAGAACAACTTTTACGACTCCATAAATTTGTTAAAAAATCTCACCTGGTTCGGTAAGTGTCTTGTCTACATCCGAAGTGATGTTGAGGTGCGTGGAAAGTTCATCTCTTAAAAGGTTATGAGTAAGTCTTTTAATTCATTTTTCCAAATGTTTTACAGGCCCACCACATATAGAAGACTTTTTATTTCACGTTTGTCATTTTCGCAGTTATTTGCACATTTCAATGTCGAGTAAAATTAATGCTTGTGGTCAGTTTTGATAAGTTTTTTGAAATGCTTTATGATCCTTTTGGTTTTAGAATTGATTACTTTAGATTTATGAGAGAAACATTAGAATATTCTACAAATTGATTCATTGAGTTGTTTCTTAACTAATAACCTATAATAACCTATGAAGCACAGGCACATACACGACTCCGACACCAGTAATAATTGGAAAAGATGAATATATTGAACAAATTCAGAAGTGTTGGTATTGTGTCGGTGTCAGTGTTCGACTCGGACACATAACACACCTTTTTCAGAGGTGTTGGTGCTACAGAGATGATTACTGAGCTGATAACTTCTGTTAAGTTGTTAACCACAAAGTATTTTGATTCCATAGATTTTGGTATACTCAATCCACACAATGATTCTTATATTGCATTACTTGTGAAGACTAGTAGTAGCACCCTCTTTTTATAGGGTTTACCTACCATTATAATTGTTCTGAACCAAAGGACAGCCTTGTACACATCCTGTTAAGGCACTTAAAATGACATTAATTGATCACATGGATCTTCAACTCTTTCATGCAAGGGCAACCTTGGCAGCATTTTGGATCGTCCATGTGTTCTCTTTTTCTACACACATTCACCACCAACCACAACAACCACACAAAAATGCATTGTATTTCACTAGGAAACAACAATACTAGACACCTTTACAATAAATGTTGACATTGCACATGTTTGCATGTTTCCCCCCAATCATGTTCATGTTTGCATGAACAATCATCTTTTCTAGACTACTAGAGCTACTTTTCTGGGTTGCTCTTTATAGATAATAGTCAGTTTATTTTGAAAGATTGTCTTGAATTTAACTTTGTTTCATTTATACTAACGATTTGTACTCTGAGTCTTCTGAATCAATATCTTGAACTACGAAAGCAACGAAATATTAACTTTATTCAAAACTGAGAAACCATATATAAAAACTAATTAACACTGAATCCATGATAGGTAAATTAACACATGATAAGTAATTAATTACCTAATGCAAAACACTCTTAGTAGAAGTCTTAGATATAATAATATACTTAACTTAACCGAACTCGATAAACTGATACATAAAACAAACTAATAAGATCATGCTCTAGGCTTCATTCTCCCCTCATTGGCCATCCGGAAGAGATTAGCTTGTGTTGCTGCAACCTTATTTGAGCCGAGTGATGATACAAATCTGTCTCTGACTTGCTCGGTTGTGTAAGGGAACTTGTTGTTCACCAAGGAGTTAAGATAGGAAGCTGCACCTTCTCTGTATAGTGCTCCAAGCCCGTCAGTTCTTGTGTTCGAAAGTGCTTGTGGCAAGCTGAGGCTTGATCCTAATCCTGGTACGCTGGAAGTACCGAATGCACTGCCTAAGGTTCCCCACCAGCCGAGTAATCCCCAGATGATTTGTGGGTGATTATTCCAGTAGCTGCAGTTTTTAGGGAAAAAAAGTAGGAAAATGTTATTTAACAGTTATAAGTCCAAATATGTATATTTGCATGGATCTAAAACACGCTTAAGGTTTTACGTTACGGCGGAGTATAGTGGAAGGAACTTACTTGCATGTACCAGTGAAGGGAGATGGTGCAGGAAGGTAAGGTGGTGTGGAGTAAGTGGGGGTGCTAGGATCGGTCGGGGTGCTTCCGCCATAAGTTGGTGGGCTGTAACTGGTTGGTGTTGGGGGGCTACCATCTGCATAAGTTGGTGGTGAAGTGTAGTAACCTCCTGAGGGAGGGTTTGATGGTGTTGTTGGGGTTATAGGGTCTGATGGTGGTGAGGTGTAGTAACCTCCGGAGGGAGGGTTTGACGGTGTTGTTGGGGTTATAGGGTCTGATGGTGGTGAGGTGTAGTAACCTCCGGAGGGAGGGTTTGACGGTGTTGTTGGGGTTATAGGATCTGATGGTGGTGATGTGTAGTAACCTCCGGAGGGAGGGTTTGATGGTGTTGTTGGGCTTGTAGAGTCAACTGGTGGCGGTGATCCACAGTCGCTAGTTGGGGGTGTTGATGGAGTTGTTGGTGTTGGGGTATAACTTCCACTACCATCTGATGGTGGTGATGTGTCGGGAGTTGATGGGGTTGGCGTGTAACTTCCACCTCCAGATGGCGGTGATGTGTCGGGAGTTGATGGGGTTGGGGTGTAACTTCCACTACCATCTGATGGTGGTGAAGGGTCGGGAGTTGTTGGGGTTGGAGTGTAACTTCCACCACCAGATGGTGGTGAAGGGTCGGGAGTTGTTGGTGTTGGGGTGTAACTTCCACTACCATCTGATGGGGGTGAAGTGTCGGGAGTTGTTGGGGTTGGAGTGTAACTTCCACCACCAGATGGTGGTGAAGGGTCGGGAGTTGTTGGTGTCGGGGTGTAACTTCCACTACCATCTGATGGCGGTGATGTGTCGGGAGTTGACGGGGTTGGAGTGTAACTTCCACCGCCAGATGGTGGTGAAGAGTCGGGAGTTGTTGGTGTTGGGGTGTAACTTCCACCACCACCTGATGGTGGTGATAGATCGGGAGTTGACGGGGTTGGAGTGTAACTACCATCCTCGGGGGGTGATGGGGTTGGATCACAATTTGGAGGAGACGACGGTGTTGGATCAGAAGGTGTTGTCGGTGTGGGAGTTGATGGCGTAGGAGTGTAACTTCCACTACCCGATGGTGGCGACGGAGTTGGAGTTGATGGCGTTGGAGTGTAACTTCCACCACCCGAGGGTGGTGACGGCGTGGGAGTTGACGGGGTTGGACTATAACTTCCACTACCCGACGACGGCGGTGATTTTCCATGACCATGATGATGTGGACTATGACCATGTCCATGACCATGCGACGGCGGAGGACTACTGCTTCCACAACCACCTCCAGAGTGATGAGATGGTGGACTATGTTCACCTTCAACAATTCAAAAACAACATATTACACAACATGCGAGAACAAACCAAACCAACTATAACAACATAATAAATAACATACTAATCTAATGTAGCTTTCAAGAAAACTTCAAAATCATATAATTAATAAGCACATTTAAATAAAAAAGTGTAACAAAGATAGCAAAGTTAGAGAATTACATAGCGAACTAGATAAACCCGACGGAGAACTTTCCGCATGAGCCACAGGAGCGAACTCATTTTTCCCATCCTTAACATTGTCTGCTATAACAGAAACAATAACAAGGTTCTGAGAAACCAATGCAACCATCATTACAAACATGGTAACAGAACCAGCATTGCTTCTTTTTCTCTCCATTTTCACTACCTTGTTAGAACTCTCAgaaaagaaaagagagaaaataTGAAGAATAAGTTGGTCTGGAGAAGTGCTTATAAAATGGTGGAAGTGAGTGAAGTAAATATTAGCAGGTGGAAGAGTGTGAGGGTTAGTTGATATTTTGCAGGGTGCATTTACTCCTTCTATATTTACATTAACTTTCTGCAATAATGTATATCAGATTTCTAAAATAGTGTAAAAAAATACATTTTGCATGAAATTGAACTGTGAATGTGTCAGCACATTTTCCTCTAAATACTAACCTTGTTTCTTGTGTTGATCATAGTATAATTACAGCTTAATTTTCTTCcttttgtttattttatttttatcttaTTTACAATGGACCAAACATTGGTTATTAAATGTAGCATTGGTAGTAGGCATGTAAATAGTACTGTTATTTATAGTGATGCATGTATACTCATTTTCCAACTGCGGTTATTAATTGTAACTCATACACAATGGTTAGATAGTGTTCCATTTTCTTAGTTAACTCATACTcatatatatataattttttgttttaataaTATGACGACAAGAGTTTGTTTCGTggttttttttaataatattaatCGGTGTCAAATATCTTTTAAAATATATTGATCTTTTTTTAAGTTTATAAAATTTCATGtgtttgataaaaaaaatttaaataattatttaatgatAAAGTATGTTTCATTGTTTTTTTTACAAACGGTTTTAGTGGTTCATTTCTTAAAAAAAAGGAATAATATATTATAAAAAGTTTCATTTTTATTTAGAAgttattaaaaaaaaatcaaatttaacTAAGATGGTGTTTTTTTTTTGGGGGTTAGAGCAAGTTCACGAGGGTGATAAGCTATGTTACAGGGGTATTCTTTGGTGAATAATCATATTGCCCCTCCACTTTGGGGTGAGGTATTTATAAAAGGCTCATGGGCCTGAATTTTTTTGAGTTTCTAGGAAGTAGTAATTGTCCCACCTAGGGAACATGTTGGCTGCCTATTTAGAGAATTGTGACCATGACTTTTTCCGTACATGATTACGAATTGTATACACATCATTATTCCATTTTCCTGTAAGGGTGAGCCATTTAGCGAGTGGAGGTCATGCATAGGCACCACCCTTTAGGCGGGCGCCCAACAGGGGTAGGTTCGCACCATTCATGCGGGTCGTTTGCAAAATATATCACTACACCGCCCTTAAGTACGAGGACTTTGTAAATGGTGAAGAGATTAAGCTCCTTTCCACATTGTTTTAAACCTTTCATGCGAACCCTATAGTTAGGGCCGATTCCCTCAATTAGTGGCGAGTCCCTCAGTTAGGGGCAAGTTCCTTAATTAGGGGGCGAGTCATTAAGCTCAAGCCCCTGTCAAGTGTCTCATGTGTATATTGTGTGTTAGGTGAGGGATATCAAACATTAGTCAAGTGATGAAAACACTCGATTATATTTTATGTAAATAATGATGATTTATCTTGAGACGTTAAATATACCTGGTCCTTGCATGTGTCAGGGTCATTATGAGCTTTTCGAGGGGAAACCTAAGACTTTTGAGTGTAGTTCTAACTCTCTTATAAAAGGATTAATTTGCtccctttttcattttctttacTTACTTTGTTCGCACAACCATCTGCAAGCTCCTTCCAACTTCCTTCGATTCAAGTCCCTTTCAGGTATCGATTCCTTCTCCATCTCTTTCATAATAACAATGGTTAATGATTTAGAAATAGACAATTTCGTAGAGCCCTAGACTGACGTAGAGCTTTTAATTTCGTGAGATTGAGAGCTATAGTAGTTCTAGTAGCGATTGCGATGGTGGTAATgatttctttttgttttatgtGTTCCCAAAAAACAAAGAGTTAATGGTCGCCCCGCCGTAGTTCCCAAGGAGACCAGATATTTTGAGTCTTTCTACACTATTGGGGAGAAAATAATCTCCTTTCTACAGCACGTCGATGTCTCCTCTTCGGATGACGAGGGGATGATCATTCTAGAGGCTTGTTCGTCGATAGAAAGGGTTAACATGGTCATTCCTCGTGACTTATCTTACTTTCTTTTCTACCTCCCCATCGTTAAAAGCACGAGAGTCATTCTCCCTTTTTCTAATTTTGAAGCACAAGTTATAAGAGTGATTAATATTGCGCGTTCTCAGAGTGCCTCAAATAGTTGGGGCTTTGTTAGGGCATTTGAAATTGTGTGCTGAGGGTTGGGGGTACCTCCCACTGTAGGGATGTTCTTTTCATTCCATGCCACTAAACCTTCTACCAAAGGAGGGTTTTGGGAAAAGCCTTATTCAAATCCTACTTCAATCATTACAAGAACTAGGAAGACATGTTTGTACAAGTGAAATGGTGAGAGGGTTCCTAAGTTGCTATAGGGGTAAATGTCGCCCCTCTCTTCCTCTTGGCATGGGTAAATAACATTGTGGAGATCGTCGGGTACGACTATAAGTACCTTACATCCGACGAGACTAAGATGGTTCGCCTCTTGGAGAAATTTGACGTCATTGAATCTCGTGTACTGATTAAGCGGTGGCAATAGGGCGATGAATTCCTCAATGAGTACCTGAGTAAGCTTGGATGTTTTGATGCTTTTATATGTACTCTTTGACGGTATGTGACCTTTTTTTATTGGATTGCAGGTGAAATGGCTAAGATTTCTTTAGAGGAGCGGAAGAAAAAACGGGACAAAATCAAGCATCGCCTAAGGAAACTGATAGCCTTCACAACCATCATGAGGGTGTGATTATCAAGGGGGAGAAAAGGCAGATTAAAGCCCACCCATTTATTCACCAAACGCCAAGACCCAAAAGCTTGAGGGGGTGTTGTTGGGCCTGAAGTTGTTCCGCCTATCCCAGAGGATGCATTTGTCCAGAAGTCTCCTAGTTGCGAGGTTCCGCCTCTCAAGTATTCCTTGTGGAATGACCCTAGTTTTGACCTCATCAAGTTTACAGGCTCCCACCTCGTTTTATCTGAAGAATTTTTGGGCGACTATATGGATCTAAACACCAAACTGACCCTTAAGTTATTTGACATGAAAGAGAATCACTTGCTAATGAGCCTGATGTTGAAACATGTTGACAGGGAGAGACGATATTAAGTCAAAAATGAGCTGAGAGCAAAGCTCAAACGTTACAAGGAGAGTTATGCCAAGAGCCAGGGGTTGTCTGAGTCCTTGCAAAAGGAGAAAGAGTCATGGGCGACtaatgaagaagaagaagaacaagaGAGAGAAAACTGTATTAAGAAAATAATTTTACTAAAGTAAAATCTATGTACATTTGATTTACAACGTCACCTATATATAGGCAACAAAACATACAATTTACTAACTGCAGTATCGACTCTGTTGAATACTTGCTTACACTTCGACACACATGTTGAATTCGACTCTGTCGAATATATCTTGCCTACTAAAACATTGAATTACATCTTCTTACACACCTCCTAATTCATATTTTCGAGGCTTCACATCCCAATGCTTCTCTTCAAATCATCAAACCTGACTTTCTTCAAGGGGCTTGGTGAGTATATCAGCTAGTTGTCGTTCTGACTTGTAATGTTCAAGTTCAAGATTTCCTTTATTTACTTGATCCCTAAGAAAATGATACATTATCTCTATGTGTTTACTTCGACTATGACACACATGATGATTTTCCAAGACGATAGTTGACTTGTTATGGACAAACAACTTCATTTTCTTAGGTTCCATGATCTTGAGCTCTTTGAGCAGCATCTCTATCCATGCTATTTGACATGCTCCATATGATGCAACCACATATTCAGCTTCACCAGACGACAAAGCCACAATGCTTTATTTTCTTGAGCTCCAAGAGATTGGAGCACCTCTAATCATGAATATGTAACATGTTGTACTCCTTTCCACGTCTTGATCTGCATTGAAATCTGAATCAGTGTAGCCATGTGCTTCTGCATTTGTGCTGGTCTTTTGACTTGGCATCAACACACCATGATCAATTGTTTCCTTGATGTATCCTAGTACTCTCTTGACTGCAGTGAGATGACATTTTTGTGGCTTCTCCATGAATCTGCTCAACAATCCAACACTTCGATAAATATCTGACCTGGTATTGCATAGATACCTTAAGGATCCAATTATTTTCTTGTACAATGTTGCACTTACAAACTTAACATTTGTATCCTTTCTCAACTTTGCTCTAGTCTCCAATGGTGTGATAACTGCATTATAGTTATTCATTTTGAACCTTTTCAAGATATCTTGGGCATACTTCGTTTGGTGCATAAACACTTCTTCATTAGTATCTTTAAACTCCATCCTTAAGAAACATGACAAGTTCCCTAGGTCAGACTCATTGATCCAAATACTCTAAGATGACTAACATTTGGCTTTAGTCATGTCCAAGCCTCATAAGGTGTCTTATCGACTATCTTCTTGGTTGAACAACTGTTTAGAATGTATATTATTGTCGAAGTTGCTTTACCCCAAAATCTCTTTGGCATTTCTCTAGCTTTCAACATACTTCTAGTCATGTTCAATATACTTTTGTTTCTCCTCTCAGCTATACCATTGTGTTGAGGTGTATTGGATGCAATGACCTCATGCTTTATACCTTTCTCATTGCAAAATCTTACAGGTTCTCTAGAGGCGTAttcacctccaccatc includes these proteins:
- the LOC127117738 gene encoding vegetative cell wall protein gp1 isoform X1 — encoded protein: MERKRSNAGSVTMFVMMVALVSQNLVIVSVIADNVKDGKNEFAPVAHAESSPSGLSSSLCEHSPPSHHSGGGCGSSSPPPSHGHGHGHSPHHHGHGKSPPSSGSGSYSPTPSTPTPSPPSGGGSYTPTPSTPTPSPPSGSGSYTPTPSTPTPTTPSDPTPSSPPNCDPTPSPPEDGSYTPTPSTPDLSPPSGGGGSYTPTPTTPDSSPPSGGGSYTPTPSTPDTSPPSDGSGSYTPTPTTPDPSPPSGGGSYTPTPTTPDTSPPSDGSGSYTPTPTTPDPSPPSGGGSYTPTPTTPDPSPPSDGSGSYTPTPSTPDTSPPSGGGSYTPTPSTPDTSPPSDGSGSYTPTPTTPSTPPTSDCGSPPPVDSTSPTTPSNPPSGGYYTSPPSDPITPTTPSNPPSGGYYTSPPSDPITPTTPSNPPSGGYYTSPPSDPITPTTPSNPPSGGYYTSPPTYADGSPPTPTSYSPPTYGGSTPTDPSTPTYSTPPYLPAPSPFTGTCNYWNNHPQIIWGLLGWWGTLGSAFGTSSVPGLGSSLSLPQALSNTRTDGLGALYREGAASYLNSLVNNKFPYTTEQVRDRFVSSLGSNKVAATQANLFRMANEGRMKPRA
- the LOC127117739 gene encoding uncharacterized protein LOC127117739 is translated as MLNNNGYKSKQRSSAASAHICRNQVLVMCFTLMLMLVILFLVFDHIRDSDAKVKSSLAYDSHKQKWNNFDSLVKLHPTREFRNGTDLIWQVPESPKGILFLAHGCNGKAINFWDKSFECPDCVGLPEERLLVLHGLAEGFAVITISSAHRCWSIGNNEVLVVKDILEWWIGERKLEKLPLVALGASSGGYFVSLLATAKKFNSIVLMIAEGMFEEIDIEKDYPPTLFVHMPKDFYRQRKIDEYVEVLKGKGIDVGVVECMEFPLSPDTLIDRIPGMDQHFSRTLFEVFKERGLIDRNGYMKQDGRKIKWRKVIQERINLAIDERLVPHVQEELNLAFAYHEMTSVHSDRIFKWFESHLS
- the LOC127117738 gene encoding vegetative cell wall protein gp1 isoform X2; the protein is MERKRSNAGSVTMFVMMVALVSQNLVIVSVIADNVKDGKNEFAPVAHAESSPSGLSSSLCEHSPPSHHSGGGCGSSSPPPSHGHGHGHSPHHHGHGKSPPSSGSGSYSPTPSTPTPSPPSGGGSYTPTPSTPTPSPPSGSGSYTPTPSTPTPTTPSDPTPSSPPNCDPTPSPPEDGSYTPTPSTPDLSPPSGGGGSYTPTPTTPDSSPPSGGGSYTPTPSTPDTSPPSDGSGSYTPTPTTPDPSPPSGGGSYTPTPTTPDTSPPSDGSGSYTPTPTTPDPSPPSGGGSYTPTPTTPDPSPPSDGSGSYTPTPSTPDTSPPSGGGSYTPTPSTPDTSPPSDGSGSYTPTPTTPSTPPTSDCGSPPPVDSTSPTTPSNPPSGGYYTSPPSDPITPTTPSNPPSGGYYTSPPSDPITPTTPSNPPSGGYYTSPPTYADGSPPTPTSYSPPTYGGSTPTDPSTPTYSTPPYLPAPSPFTGTCNYWNNHPQIIWGLLGWWGTLGSAFGTSSVPGLGSSLSLPQALSNTRTDGLGALYREGAASYLNSLVNNKFPYTTEQVRDRFVSSLGSNKVAATQANLFRMANEGRMKPRA